The sequence AAAATGGATCACATAAAAACACTGCTTGTAGGCATCTTTACCGGATTAACGGCATTCTTGCACCCGATTTCCGGAGACGTTTACAGCCTGCTCCTGGTCTTCGTGGTGAACTTTCTGTGCGGGCTGATAGCCGCATATTGCAAGGGCGAGGACTTCGACTTTAAAAAGGCATTCCGGTGCGTTATCGAAGCGGCCATGTTCTTTGTCTTGATTGCCTCGATCTTCGCGGTCGGCAAATTCAAGGGGAACGCATCCGGGGCACTCCAGTGCGTATCGTTCGTAGTTTACGCAGTTACTTATTTCTACAGCGTCAACGTACTGAGGAACCTCCAGAACATCTTCAAGCAAGGGACAGCGGCACACTCGGCCGTGAAATTCCTATACCACATTTTAAGTGTGGAGTTTGTGAAGAAGATCCCGTACCTTTCCGCATACATTAACCAGACAATCCCAGAGACAGATGGTAGTGCTGATTGATAACGGGCACGGGGCAGAGACCCCGGGAAAGAGGTCACCGGACGGAAGAGTCCTGGAATTCTCATACACCAGGCTCCTGTCAGACTGGGTGGTGGCCATGCTGAAGGATGAGAACATCGAGACCCACCTGGTCACACCGGAGAACGAGGACATCAAGCTGAGCGAGAGGTGCAGGAGGATAAACGAGTTCTGCCGTGAGCGAGGTACCGGAAACTGCATGGCCGTTTCACTGCACATCAATGCAAGCGGAAACGGGAGCCAGTGGATGAGCGCGACCGGGTGGAGCGCACATATATCCATGAACGCGGGAGCAGGATCGAAGAGACTGGCAGAGTGCCTGGCCGATGCAGCGAAGGAAGCCGGACTGAAAACCAGACAGCCTGCGGCCGACCAGAAGTACTGGAGACAGAACCTGGCGATTTGCCGGGACACGTTATGCGCAGCGGTGCTGACAGAGAACCTATTCATGGACAGCCGGAGCGACGTGGAGTACCTGCTTACCGAGGAGGGAATGAAAACACTGGCCAGGATTCACGTCCAGGCGATAAAGAAATACATAGGAAGATGAAACAAGCACTGAAACTCATCCTGCCGACAGCGGTCACAATCATAGCGGTGGCCTTTGGCTTTGCATTCATAAATGCAATCCTTGGGATGAAGAGACTGAGCGAGGAGATCCGGATGAAGAGCGACACCATAGCAATCCTTCAAACCAGGATAGACACCATGAGACACCGGGCACCAGAGGCCAGGGAGGTGGCTGATCTTCCGGAGCTGCGGTTCATCCAGGTACCATCAATCCTCCTGGTCAACCGGGAGACAACCAGAACGGATACGATTCTGGTGGAGGACAGCACCCAGGTGGCAATCCCGGTAGAGCAGAAGGTCTACACGGACGACTCCACATACACGGCATGGATCAGCGGAGCTGCGGTGCGCATGGATTCGATAGAGACGTACCAGAAGACACAAACAGAAACAAAGATAATCACCAACACCATCACAAGGAAGAAGCGGATCGGGTTTGTCATTTCTGCCGGAGGAGCGATAACACCGAAGGGAATACAGCCAGGTCTAACCTTTGGAATCGGGTGGATGTTTTAAGAGACACCAGGAGCACCACAATACAAATTTATTTTTTTAGGTATTACGAAAGAGGCATAACCCGGGAGGGCAGGTGCCTCTTTTTTTGCTAATTTCCTATTAACTAATAATAACTCTAATCTATTGATTATTATTTGATTACATTGCGCAATATCAAATAAAAGTGTTATATTTGCAATAGAAAAAGAAACAATAAAAAACAAAGACAATGAAAAAGGCAACATTCTACAAGAACGGAGAGAAGAGCGGAGAGCTTACAATGACAGCAATCGAAGCTGAGTCATTCTACAAGATTCTGGCAACAGAGCACCCGGACATGATCGTAGGAAAGAGCAGAACACCAGGATCAAGATGCTACCAGTACAGAGCAAGCGGAAATAGAATGAGAGTCGTAGTTGAATAATAGGAGGACAGCACCATGACAGCATTACAGACAATCCAGGTAGACAGATACCACAGCCAGAGAGGTGCATGGATTTACAGCGTTAAGAAGAACGGACAGAGATACGCAAAGCCGACCTGGAGCCAGGCACACGGAAACGAGAACTCGGTAGAGGAGATCATCGAGAGACTCGAGAGACTGAACCCAGGTAAGAGATTCGAATTCTAAAACATAAGCCATATGACAATCACAGAAATCAAAAAGGCCCTCGAGAAAAGAGGGTACCACTTGGAGAAGGCGGTAAAAATGCCAGGGGCATACAATATCGTATTCAAGAAGACAAAGATTGCATACCTTTACAATCAACCAACAAAGGGGAATGCAACCATTCAAATGGAAGACTGCCCGGAGAGACCAGTATACGAGATCAACAAACCGGAGGATTTATTCTGGTACATACCATAATTAAAAACCAAAGGAGGGCGAACAAATGACACGCGAGGAAAAGATACAGCAGATAGCCACTAAGATCTTCCAGACTTTGTACGCGGAGCACAACTGGGGAG is a genomic window of Fibrobacter sp. containing:
- a CDS encoding phage holin family protein, which codes for MEEKKKMDHIKTLLVGIFTGLTAFLHPISGDVYSLLLVFVVNFLCGLIAAYCKGEDFDFKKAFRCVIEAAMFFVLIASIFAVGKFKGNASGALQCVSFVVYAVTYFYSVNVLRNLQNIFKQGTAAHSAVKFLYHILSVEFVKKIPYLSAYINQTIPETDGSAD
- a CDS encoding N-acetylmuramoyl-L-alanine amidase; amino-acid sequence: MVVLIDNGHGAETPGKRSPDGRVLEFSYTRLLSDWVVAMLKDENIETHLVTPENEDIKLSERCRRINEFCRERGTGNCMAVSLHINASGNGSQWMSATGWSAHISMNAGAGSKRLAECLADAAKEAGLKTRQPAADQKYWRQNLAICRDTLCAAVLTENLFMDSRSDVEYLLTEEGMKTLARIHVQAIKKYIGR